One segment of Vibrio orientalis CIP 102891 = ATCC 33934 DNA contains the following:
- the nspC gene encoding carboxynorspermidine decarboxylase, translating into MQKSELKTPYFMINEDKLIENLEKAKQLKEISGVKLVLALKCFSTWGVFDIIKPYLDGTTSSGPFEVKLGHETFGGETHAYSVGYSEDDVREVADICDKMIFNSQSQLAAYRHIVEGKASIGLRLNPGVSYAGQDLANPARQFSRLGVQANHIKPEVFEDIDGVMFHMNCENKDVDAFIGLLDSISEQFGQYLDKLDWISMGGGVFFTWPGYDIEKLGLALKAFSEKHGVQMYLEPGEAIITKTTDLVVTVVDIVENGKKTAIVDSATEAHRLDTLIYDEPASILEASDNGEHEYVIGSCSCLAGDQFCEASFEQPLEIGQRLHIMDSAGYTMVKLNWFNGLRMPSVYCERSSGEIQKLNEFDYSDFKRSLSQWSVE; encoded by the coding sequence ATGCAAAAGAGCGAACTTAAAACCCCATACTTCATGATCAACGAAGATAAGTTGATTGAGAACCTAGAGAAAGCGAAGCAGCTAAAAGAGATTTCTGGCGTTAAGTTAGTGCTGGCTTTGAAATGTTTCTCGACTTGGGGTGTTTTCGACATCATCAAGCCTTACCTAGATGGCACAACAAGCTCTGGCCCGTTTGAAGTAAAACTAGGTCACGAAACCTTTGGTGGTGAAACTCATGCATACAGTGTGGGTTACAGTGAAGATGACGTACGAGAAGTGGCAGATATCTGTGACAAGATGATCTTTAACTCGCAGTCTCAGTTAGCAGCGTACCGTCACATTGTCGAAGGTAAAGCGTCAATTGGCTTACGCTTAAACCCAGGTGTTAGCTATGCGGGTCAAGACTTAGCGAATCCAGCACGCCAGTTTTCTCGTTTAGGCGTTCAAGCTAATCACATCAAACCAGAAGTATTTGAAGATATAGATGGTGTGATGTTCCACATGAATTGTGAAAACAAAGATGTGGATGCATTTATCGGCTTGCTAGATTCAATTTCAGAGCAGTTTGGTCAATACCTAGATAAATTAGACTGGATCAGCATGGGCGGCGGTGTATTTTTCACGTGGCCGGGTTATGACATTGAAAAGCTAGGTCTCGCGCTTAAAGCATTCTCTGAGAAACACGGTGTTCAAATGTACTTAGAGCCGGGTGAAGCGATCATCACTAAGACGACTGATCTTGTGGTCACTGTAGTGGATATTGTTGAGAACGGTAAGAAAACAGCAATTGTTGACTCAGCAACAGAAGCACACCGACTCGATACGCTTATCTATGATGAGCCAGCCTCTATTCTGGAAGCATCAGACAATGGTGAGCACGAGTACGTAATTGGCTCTTGTTCTTGTCTTGCCGGTGACCAATTCTGCGAAGCAAGCTTTGAACAACCGTTAGAGATCGGACAACGTCTACATATTATGGATAGTGCAGGCTATACCATGGTTAAACTGAACTGGTTTAATGGTTTGCGCATGCCGTCCGTGTACTGCGAACGCTCAAGCGGAGAAATCCAAA